A single genomic interval of Romboutsia ilealis harbors:
- the rpsJ gene encoding 30S ribosomal protein S10, with protein sequence MAQNEKIRIRLKSYDHKLLDFSAAKIVETAKKAGSQVSGPVPLPTEKQIVTILRAVHKYKDSREQFEIRTHKRLIDIANPTPKTVDSLMRLDLPAGVDIEIKL encoded by the coding sequence ATGGCTCAAAATGAAAAAATAAGAATAAGATTAAAATCATATGATCACAAATTATTAGATTTTTCAGCTGCTAAAATAGTTGAAACTGCTAAGAAAGCTGGATCACAAGTTTCAGGACCTGTGCCACTACCAACAGAAAAGCAAATAGTAACTATACTAAGAGCTGTACACAAGTACAAAGACTCTAGAGAGCAGTTCGAAATAAGAACTCATAAGAGATTAATAGACATAGCTAACCCAACACCTAAGACTGTTGACTCATTAATGAGATTAGACTTACCAGCTGGTGTTGATATAGAAATAAAGTTATAA
- the rplC gene encoding 50S ribosomal protein L3: MKGILGKKLGMTQIFTEEGIVVPVTVVEAGPNVVTQVKTVEKDGYNAIQVGFEDAKEKSLNKPQKGHLAAANVLKKHLKEFRVDAVEEFTVGQEIKADLFAAGEKIDVTGTSKGKGFQGPIKRHGQSRGPESHGSRYHRRPGSMGACSFPGRVFKNKKLAGHMGSVKVTVQNLEVVRVDADKNLILVKGAIPGPKGSMVTIKEAVKSSK; encoded by the coding sequence ATGAAAGGAATATTAGGAAAAAAATTAGGTATGACTCAAATATTCACTGAAGAAGGTATAGTAGTACCTGTAACAGTTGTTGAGGCAGGACCAAACGTTGTAACTCAAGTTAAAACAGTTGAGAAAGACGGATACAACGCAATACAAGTAGGTTTTGAAGATGCTAAAGAAAAATCTTTAAACAAACCACAAAAAGGACATTTAGCTGCTGCTAATGTTTTAAAGAAACACTTAAAAGAGTTTAGAGTAGACGCTGTAGAAGAATTCACAGTTGGACAAGAAATAAAAGCTGACTTATTCGCTGCAGGAGAAAAAATAGATGTTACTGGAACAAGTAAAGGTAAGGGATTCCAAGGTCCAATAAAGAGACATGGACAATCTAGAGGTCCTGAATCTCACGGTTCTAGATACCACAGAAGACCAGGTTCAATGGGAGCATGTTCTTTCCCAGGTAGAGTTTTCAAAAACAAAAAACTAGCAGGACACATGGGTAGCGTTAAAGTTACTGTTCAAAACTTAGAGGTTGTTAGAGTAGATGCTGATAAGAACCTTATACTAGTTAAAGGTGCTATACCAGGACCTAAAGGCTCAATGGTAACTATAAAGGAAGCTGTTAAGTCTTCTAAATAA
- the rplD gene encoding 50S ribosomal protein L4 produces MPKLNVLNINGQNVGEIELVDSIFNVEVNEHVLYEVVKNQLANKRQGTQSAKTRAEVRGGGRKPWKQKGTGRARQGSIRAVQWVGGGVAFAPKPRSYNYTLPKKVRRLAMKSALTSKVQNGEMIVLDALNIEAPKTKEFVQILKNVNAAKKALVVTAENNENVIKSAKNIEGVATATVNTINVYDILKYDSFIITTDAVKKVEEVYA; encoded by the coding sequence ATGCCAAAATTAAATGTATTAAATATTAATGGACAAAATGTTGGAGAAATAGAATTAGTAGATTCTATATTCAACGTAGAAGTTAATGAACATGTTTTATATGAAGTTGTTAAAAATCAATTAGCAAACAAGAGACAAGGTACTCAATCTGCTAAGACTAGAGCAGAAGTTAGAGGTGGCGGAAGAAAGCCTTGGAAACAAAAAGGAACTGGTAGAGCTAGACAAGGTTCTATAAGAGCAGTACAATGGGTAGGTGGAGGAGTTGCTTTTGCACCAAAGCCAAGAAGCTACAACTACACATTACCAAAGAAAGTTAGAAGATTAGCTATGAAGAGCGCTTTAACTTCTAAAGTACAAAACGGAGAAATGATAGTATTAGATGCTTTAAATATAGAAGCTCCTAAGACTAAAGAATTCGTTCAAATATTAAAGAACGTAAATGCTGCTAAGAAAGCTTTAGTAGTAACTGCTGAAAATAACGAAAACGTAATAAAATCAGCTAAGAACATAGAAGGTGTTGCAACTGCTACAGTTAACACTATAAATGTTTACGATATATTAAAGTATGATTCATTCATAATAACAACAGACGCTGTTAAAAAAGTGGAGGAGGTGTACGCATAA
- the rplB gene encoding 50S ribosomal protein L2, translated as MAIKKFKPTSPALRQMTVLVSDEITCNQPEKSLLVSLKKNSGRNAQGKITVRHRGGGNRRKYRIIDFKRNKDGIPAKVATIEYDPNRTANIALLHYADGEKAYILAPVGLEVGTTVLSGPTADIKPGNAMALKDMPVGTVIHNIELKPGKGAQLVRSAGVSAQLMAKEGKKALLRLPSGEMRFVSIDCKATIGQVGNIEHGNVVIGKAGRKRHMGIRPTVRGSVMNPCDHPHGGGEGRTSIGRPSPVTPWGKPALGYKTRKKNKASDKLIVSRRTK; from the coding sequence ATGGCTATAAAAAAGTTTAAACCAACTTCTCCTGCCTTAAGACAAATGACAGTTTTAGTTTCTGATGAAATAACTTGTAATCAACCAGAAAAATCTCTTTTAGTTTCTTTAAAGAAAAACTCTGGTAGAAATGCACAAGGTAAGATAACTGTTCGTCACAGAGGTGGAGGAAACAGAAGAAAATACAGAATAATAGATTTCAAGAGAAATAAAGATGGAATACCTGCAAAGGTTGCAACTATAGAATACGATCCAAACAGAACTGCTAACATAGCTTTATTACACTATGCAGATGGTGAAAAAGCTTATATATTAGCTCCAGTTGGATTAGAAGTTGGAACTACAGTATTATCAGGACCAACAGCTGACATAAAGCCAGGAAATGCTATGGCGTTAAAAGATATGCCAGTTGGTACAGTAATACACAACATAGAATTAAAGCCAGGAAAAGGAGCTCAATTAGTAAGATCTGCTGGGGTTTCTGCTCAATTAATGGCTAAAGAAGGAAAGAAAGCTTTATTAAGATTACCATCAGGAGAAATGAGATTCGTTTCTATAGATTGTAAAGCTACTATAGGACAAGTTGGTAACATAGAACACGGTAACGTTGTTATAGGTAAAGCTGGTAGAAAGAGACATATGGGTATAAGACCTACTGTTAGAGGATCTGTAATGAACCCTTGTGACCATCCACACGGTGGTGGGGAAGGTAGAACTTCAATAGGTAGACCTTCACCAGTTACTCCATGGGGTAAACCAGCTCTTGGATACAAAACTAGAAAGAAAAATAAAGCTTCTGATAAGTTAATAGTATCAAGAAGAACTAA
- the rplW gene encoding 50S ribosomal protein L23: protein MTNPHDIIKKPVVTEQSMMEMANKKYTFVVAKDANKTEIKKAVEAIFGVNVEKVNTLNYDGKVKRMGRHEGRTASFKKAVVKLTADSKEIEFFQGM, encoded by the coding sequence ATGACTAATCCACATGATATAATAAAAAAGCCAGTTGTAACTGAGCAAAGTATGATGGAAATGGCTAACAAGAAATATACTTTCGTTGTTGCTAAAGATGCAAACAAGACTGAAATAAAGAAAGCTGTAGAAGCTATATTCGGAGTAAATGTAGAAAAAGTTAATACATTAAACTACGATGGAAAAGTTAAAAGAATGGGTAGACATGAAGGAAGAACTGCAAGCTTTAAAAAAGCAGTAGTTAAATTAACTGCTGATAGCAAAGAAATAGAATTCTTCCAAGGAATGTAA